A genomic stretch from uncultured Cohaesibacter sp. includes:
- a CDS encoding LysE family translocator yields MTFEFFLTSLFIVITPGTGMIYTLVVTLRRGLRMGLLAALGGTLSIISHITAAVLGLAALLHASAMAFQMVKFAGVAYLLYMAYKMLKDKEQFDAESLDAELVHGPSALGIVRDGILLNLLNPKLSIFFLAFLPQFVDVNTASPMLDMVELGGVFMVMTLLVFAIVGVAAASVRDKLLSRPAVMAWLKRGFAATFVALGAKLALTQR; encoded by the coding sequence ATGACCTTTGAATTTTTTCTCACTTCACTTTTTATCGTGATTACACCTGGAACGGGCATGATTTATACGCTCGTGGTGACCTTGCGCCGGGGCCTGCGCATGGGGTTGCTTGCTGCGCTGGGTGGGACGCTCTCAATTATTTCTCACATTACTGCGGCGGTGCTCGGGCTTGCTGCCTTGTTGCATGCCAGCGCGATGGCTTTTCAGATGGTCAAATTTGCGGGCGTCGCCTATCTTCTCTATATGGCCTACAAGATGTTGAAAGACAAAGAGCAGTTCGATGCCGAAAGCCTGGATGCCGAACTCGTGCATGGGCCTTCGGCTTTGGGCATTGTGCGAGACGGAATCTTGCTCAACCTGCTCAATCCGAAACTTTCGATCTTCTTTTTGGCCTTCCTGCCGCAATTTGTCGATGTGAATACCGCAAGCCCGATGCTTGATATGGTGGAACTGGGGGGCGTCTTCATGGTGATGACACTTCTGGTCTTTGCCATTGTGGGCGTCGCTGCGGCTTCGGTGCGGGACAAGCTTTTGTCCCGTCCGGCTGTCATGGCGTGGTTAAAGCGTGGCTTCGCTGCGACCTTCGTTGCTCTTGGGGCAAAGCTGGCTCTTACGCAGCGCTGA